In Eubalaena glacialis isolate mEubGla1 chromosome 3, mEubGla1.1.hap2.+ XY, whole genome shotgun sequence, the following are encoded in one genomic region:
- the LOC133088841 gene encoding large ribosomal subunit protein uL18-like, which yields MIVRVTNRDIIFQIAYARIEGDMIVCAACAHELPKYGVKVDLTNYAAAYCTGLLLARRLLNRFGMDKIYEGQVEVTGDEYNVESVDGQPGAFTCYLDAGLARTTTGNKVLGALKGAVDGGLSIPHSTKQFPGYDSESKEFNAEVHRKHIMGQNVADYMRYLIEEEEDAYKKQFSQYIKNNVTPDMMEEMYKKAHAAIRENPVYEKKSKREVKKKRWNRPKMSLAQKKDRVAQKKASFLRAQERAAES from the coding sequence ATGATAGTTCGTGTAACTAACAGAGATATCATTTTTCAGATTGCTTATGCCCGTATAGAAGGAGATATGATAGTTTGTGCAGCTTGTGCTCACGAACTCCCGAAGTATGGTGTGAAGGTTGACCTGACAAATTATGCTGCAGCTTATTGTACTGGCCTGCTgctggcacgcaggcttcttaaTAGGTTTGGTATGGACAAAATTTATGAAGGCCAAGTCGAGGTGACTGGAGATGAATACAATGTGGAAAGCGTTGATGGTCAACCTGGTGCCTTCACCTGTTACTTGGATGCAGGGCTTGCCAGGACTACTactgggaataaagttttgggggCCCTGAAGGGAGCTGTCGATGGAGGCTTGTCTATCCCTCACAGTACCAAACAGTTCCCTGGTTATGATTCAGAAAGCAAAGAATTTAATGCTGAGGTACACCGAAAGCACATCATGGGGCAGAACGTTGCAGATTATATGCGTTACCTGATTGAAGAAGAGGAAGATGCTTACAAAAAACAATTCTCTCAATACATAAAGAACAACGTAACTCCAGACATGATGGAGGAGATGTATAAGAAAGCTCATGCTGCAATACGAGAGAATCCAGTGTATGAGAAGAAGTCTAAGAGAGAAGTTAAAAAGAAGAGGTGGAACCGTCCCAAAATGTCACTTGCCCAGAAGAAAGATCGGGTAGCTCAGAAGAAGGCAAGCTTCCTTAGAGCTCAGGAACGGGCTGCTGAGAGTTAA